AATTGGCCGCATCGCAGGCGTGACAAAAGCCGGCAAACTGGTTTTATCACACCGCATGAAACGCACTCTTGGACATGAGATGGAAAGCACAACGGCAATACGCAAGAATTATGCAGGAACCATTTTGTTTGCCAATGATATGCAGCGCATTATCGTCGGTGGCAAATAAATTCACTACAGCTTGAAACTAGAGGTCCTTGGGCACGCTGGGCATAAATGCATTGCCTTTGATAATGCCATAGGCGATGACAGCCGCGATCATGGCATAAACGATTCTTGGTATCCATTCTGCTACCTGCCTTTGTTGTAGTGCCAGGCTGGCATTTTCGCTTTTGGCATAACGGGATAGCATTTCCGGCAATTGCCCGCTTGCTTCTCCGGTTTGTATAAAACCAGACAGGGTATCGTCATTGATGGCGGGCAGGGCGCGTACAGCTTCGGCCAATGTTGCCCCTTTTTGCATGCGTGGCAAAATACGTGCGAGTTCACGCCTGATCAATACATTGCTGGTTGCCTGCAAACCCAGGGGCAGGGCGTCGAACATAGGCACGCCTGCTTCTAGTAGTAATGCCATACTCTGCCAGAAATCACAAAGATTGCGTCTTCTGTGCATGTTCCCAATAAGCGGCAAGGCAAGCAAAGCCTGATCCAGCCATGAGACAGGAGCATCGGCAGGGCGCATCTGGAAGCGCCGGTAAGCGTAAATGCCGCCCGTGACCAAACCCACAGCCAGCAGGATGGAACGAATGGCATGCCATAGATAGGCTGCCGTACTGAGTGTGCCCGCGATCAGTTGTGGCAAGGGCGGGATGAACAAGGCCATGATGCCCATTAATGCTGGCCTTATCAAACCTGCCCTGATACTGGCAATTTGCTGGGCTTTTTCTTCATAGGTAGTTGCCAGATGCCGGTAAGTAGAAGTCGGGTCACCGGCCGCCAGTGCAGCGCCCAGCAGACCAGCTTCCAGTGGCGTCCACAAGCCACTCTGCAAGCCTGCCTCGGCCAGGTTTTTGCCACGTTTAACAACTTGCAGGGTTGTCACCATCCTGCTTTGATATTGTGCCGGCAGTTTGATCATGGGTAACGCCTGTAGCGCAGGGATGCCAGCGTGGCTCAATGCGGCCAGTTGTTGCAGTAAGTCTGCACGGATACGGTAGGGCAGGGCCAGTTGGGGCTTATTTTTCATGCATGCTATTGTGCCATGGATTATCATGGCTGATGAATAGCGCCAATGTATAAGGCCATGCATCTTTATTGTTACTGAGAAAATATCTCGTATTTTGAAAAAACCAATCAAAAAAGGAGTACCTGATGTCCATCGCAAAATTAGCCTTTGCTGTTTTTAGTGCAGCTTGCGTCTGGCATGCCCAGGCCTCTGAAATTCTCGAACTACAGGACTATCACGCCAGCGAAGCCAAGGTCGGCAAGACCGGCTCCTGGCTAGGTTTGCAGCAGGCAGGCAAGGGCTGGCGACTAGTGGCGGTCAAACCCAGCTTTAAGAAAATACCCGATCCTATCAGCGGTGAGGGTGTGCGGGTTGCGGCAAACGCAGCCAATGTCAAGATGTTGTTGTCTGACCCCGGTTTGAAGGCCGGGGCAGTCAGTGTTTCAGATGAAGTGAAACTGGTCAGCGGTTCTATGGACGAGGAATTTGAATTATCGACCTTGCCATCCTTAGGGCAGGAAAGGCTGATGCACTTGCAAGGCAATAAATATAGCCTGCAGAACCGCGAAGGTAAAATCTATCTGAAGTATGCAGGAACAGAACAATACCTGTTCGACTATGTCGAAAACAAGGAGGATAATAATGCCCGCCTGATCTGGGTAGGCGACCTTGATCATGATGGAAAACTCGACTTCATCATCGATACCTCAAATCACTATAACGTCACAGAAATGCGGCTGTATTTGTCGGGGCAGGCAGCAAAAGGTGAGTTGTTGAAGCTGGTTGCCAGACGTAAAAGTACCGGCTGCTAATCCAAATTGCTTATCCTCAAGTTACATTTGCTTACCTGCGTAACATTATTCATGTCTCCTTTTTAATAGACTCATGCGTTGTTGGAGCATGAGTCACTGTTAAATTGAAGGAGAACGACATGGAATTAGCAAATGCCAGCAAACGCATACACCCCTTGGTAGCAGGTGCCGCATGCTCAGTCATACTAGTTAGCCTCTTAGGTGCTGCTGCCCTGACAGGCGTATTGCCCAGTTCCCACAGCACGGCAACATCAGGCAACGCGATTGTGCCAGCCATGAATAGTAATGCCAATGCGATCAATCCTGCAGGCAATACTGCCATGCCGCTTGCCAATAACGGTAATCAGCCTGCAGCTAATTATGCAAACACGCAGTATGCAAACACTGCACAAAATAATTATCCTGCACCTGCTCCAGCCAGGGTTGCACAGAGCAGCACCCACCATCAGCCGGTCAGAAATTATCAAACACAGCCTGCCCAGGCAAAGAATAGCCCGGTTGGTATCGGTGTAGGTGCCGTGATCGGTGGCCTGGTTGGTAGCCAGATCGGTAATGGCAATGGCCGCACGCTGGCAACTATCGCCGGTGCAGTTGGTGGCGGTTATGTTGGTAATGAAGTTGCAAAAAGAAATCCATAACAGGATTTCAGGCCTGCAGGATTTTAAGTTTTTCAGTAATCCATAACAAGAACGGAGTGCCAGCTTGATATCTGGCACGCCGTTTTCATTTCATTTAATACGCATTGGTTTTAACGCGCATTCGTCGTATTCATCAGCGAACGCAACAAGTCGGCAGCAATGCCTTTGTTGGCCCAGGTTTGCGACAAATCCAGATCACCGTTGGTACTGACGATGATGAGTATATTCTGGTTTTGCAAGTCCACCAGATTCAAGATGCGTACACCGGCTATCCAGCCCTGACGCTCTACTATCATGGCCGCAGCGCCATCTTCACTGGCTTTGAATGGATAAGACCAGACACCGATCGCACCACCGACATTATTCGGCTTGACCATCTCGTCGCGGCTCTTGGTGGACAGATATTTGCCACGCATGAAGGCCAGGTCAAATGCATACAAATCCCGCAGGGTTCCAAAGCTGCCACCAGCAGGGCCATAACTGGCAAAGTTCACCGCAGGCTCAGGTTTGCCACCCAGCGTGCCATGGATATGGGTTTTGACGTCCGGCTGGGCCGCAGTGTAATAGCCTACGTTTTGCATACCAGCCGGGCTGAAGATGCGTTGTTGCAGCAGGCATGAAAAGCTTTGCTTGCTTATCTTTTCCAGTAAAGCGCCGAGCACGATGTAATCGCAATTGTTATAGTCAAATTTGCTGCCTGGCGTAGCATTGGATGGCCCGGCGCACAGGCCAGTGGCAAATTTCTGGATATCATCACCGCTATTGGCATCCATCATGTGGACGGCAGGATTGACCATCTCATTGTAAAGGCCAGAATAATGCGTCAGCATTTGGCGCAGGGTGGCACCTCGCGCCTGAACATTGGGGTAATCGGGCCAGTAATGTCCCAGTGTCTGATCCAGTTGCAGCTTGCCCGCTTCTACTTCTTGCATGACCAGGATGGCAGTCATTTGCTTGGTGATCGAGGCATAGCGAAAAGTTTGTTTTGTATCAGTGACATTGCCAAGACTTTTTTCCAGCAAGATCTTGTCGCCGCTAGCAGCGAATACCAGGCCTTGAAAGCCGGTATTTTTGAGATTTTTGGCTGCCTCTTCAAGCGTAGGAATAGCTTTGACAGGTGCAGCATGGCTGGCTGGACCTAGTAAACTACTTGCAGCAATGGTGAAAGTGGCAAAAATGGCAAGGTGGCGATGAAGGTAAGACATATTGTGCTCCGGTACATTAGTCAAGCAGATGCTCTGGCCTGAATATTAACAAAAGTTTAGCCTTGGTGATGTGCGTTTAGCCTCAGGCTATAATGCCGCACTATGAATCTATTAAGAACCCTTGCCTCCATCAGTGGCATGACCATGCTGTCGCGGATTACCGGGCTGGTACGTGACGTATTGATTGCTACCCGTTTCGGGGCCGACGCCTATACCGATATATTCAATATCGCTTTCCGCATTCCCAATTTGTTGCGGCGCATGTTTGCCGAAGGCGCGTTCTCGCAAGCCTTTGTGCCTATCCTGGCTGAATACAAGAACAATAAGGGTGATGAAGCTACCAAGAAATTGATTGATCATGTCTCTACCGTCATGACCTGGGTCTTGGTGTTGACTTGCATACTGGGCATCGCTGGCGCGCCGATTTTGCTTTATTTTTTTGCCGAAGGTTATAAAGACAAGCAACAGATCTTTGACATGGCGGTGGTCATGACCCGCATCATGTTCCCGTACATCGGTTTTATGTCCATGGTTGCGCTGGCGGGCGGGATATTAAATACCTGGCGTGAATTCAAGGTGCCTGCCTTTACGCCGGTTTTATACAATTTGTCTTCGATAGCTGGTTCGTTGTTCCTCGCACCTTATCTTGAAAAACCAATTTATGCGCTGGCTATTGCCGTTTTTGTTGGTGGCGTTTTGCAACTGGTGGCGCAGGTACCCTCATTAATCAGGGTAGGCATGCTGCCGACGATTAGCTGGCGTGTAGGTACGGCCTGGCAGGACGAGGGCTTACGCCGCATCATGCGCAATATGGTGCCAGCTATCCTGGCTGTGTCGGCAACGCAGATCAGCATCGCCATCAATACCAGCCTGGCATCAAAACTTGCTCCTGGCAGCGTGACCTGGCTGGCAAATGCTGACAGACTGATGGAATTTCCTACTGCCTTGCTGGGAGTAGCTCTGGGTACCATCCTCCTGCCAGGTCTTTCCAAGGCACATACAGATGGTGATACGGTCGAATATTCCGCCTTGCTGGACTGGGGCTTGCGCCTGACTTTTTTGCTGGCCTTGCCTGCTGCAGTCGGCCTGGCAACCATACCCGACGCGCTGACATCGACCCTGTATCATCACAATAAATACGATGGCCATGCCGTGCAAATGACATCCAATGCCCTGATTGCCTATGGTATTGGTTTGCTTGGGCTCATCGTAGTCAAGATTCTGGCACCGGGTTTTTACGGTAAGCAGGATATACGCACACCTGTAAAAATCGCTGTGGCTGTCATGTTGGTGACGCAGGCATTGAACTATGTGTTCGTGCCTTATCTGGCCCATGCAGGTCTGGCCTTGTCTGTCGGCCTGGGAGCCTGTGTGAACGCGATTTTCCTGTATACAGGCTTACGTAAACGCGGCATTTACCAGCCGCAAAAGGGTTGGCTTTTGTTCCTCATTAAACTTGTTGCTGCACTGGTCTTGATGGCCGGTGTGGCCTTGTGGACTTCAGCGCAATTCGATTGGTTAGGCATGCGCCATACTCCTGTCGTACGTGCAGCCTGCCTGGCTCTGGTGCTGTTGGCTTGCGCCAGCACTTATTTTGTTGCATTGGCACTCATGGGTTTCCGACCCCGGGATTTCAAGAAAGTGACCAGAGTCTGATCCCTTAGCCCTCTGCTTGACGCCGTGTCAACCGCGATCATCCTTACCTGACATATTCATCATTGTTGCCCGGCTGTTGGCTGATTAAAATGCCTACAGCCGGTCAGCTAAGCCAGTGCATTCCCAGTGCATTCTGCAGATAGATTCATGCATGGTTTTCTTGCCGGATTCAAAGAATCCTATTTGCCATGAAAGAGTTGAACCATGTCTGACAACCATGCACTGATGACAGATGCTGAAACCCCGCCAAAAAAATCCTGGTTACTAAAAATCCTGGGATGGTTAGTATCGATCATAATTTTGATCGTTGTTGCCCAATTCATTGCTGGCTTAAAAAGCGACCAGAAAACCAAATTTGTGAACGAATCACACAGCCTGGCTGAGACTGCCTGTGCTGGTGATGCTGCCTGTCTGGATGCAGTGAAATCCAAATTTGAGGTCTGCCTGGAGCTGCACTCAGAATCGCATAAGACAGGTAAATTCGGCCGCAAATACACTTTGCATAAAGAAGAATTTTTAAGCTGTATGAAGTAGTTAAAGATCCAATTTTGTCTTGGATGAGCCTTCGTCAACTTGTAATGTTTGATCTGAAATTTGATTAGGACAGCAAAATCCGGGTCACAAAAGAATCAGCAAGATGATTGAAGAATGAGGCTAATTCCGTACAATTTCGCCTATTTACATCCGATAATGCACAGATCAGGAAACTGATACTGAAGAGTCAGAAAGAACTCACTATTGCGGCATTCACAATTAGAAAGGCGAGGTATTTGTGAGCATCCAGCACCTTACTTCGCCTTTTATCTGTGGATGTTTATTATCGATGGAGACAAGGGGAATTAGGGAATGAAAAAAATCATATTGGCAGGATTCATGTATGGTGTGGCAGCGGCAAGCAGCGCGGCCACTTATTATGTTTCACCCACTGGCAATGACGCAGCGGCGGGGACCAAAGCAGCACCATGGAAATCCATAGCGCGCGCCCAGGTTGCTGCAGTTGCTGGCGATACCGTGTATTTCAGAGGCGGTAACTACAACTACACTGCAGGCATCAACACTTGCGCCACCCGCACTGACATCGTCAATGCGATTACTTTGGACAAGAGCGGTAGTTCAGGCAGCCCGATTCGTTACTGGGCTTATCCTGGTGAGATACCGGTATTCGATTTTTCACAAATGAAAGACGATTGCCGCGTCAAGGCCTTTAATGTGGTAGCCAACTGGGTGCATTTGAAAGGGCTGGAAGTCACCGGTGCGCCCCAGCAACCTGGCAACCGCCTGAACCATGAATCTTGGGCCGTATGGATCAACGGCAGCAATAATACGTTTGAACAGTTGAATACCCACCACAACATGGGACCTGGCCTGTTCATCCAGAATGGTGGTAACAACCTCGTCCTCAATAGTGATTCCCACCACAACTACGACCCCTATACCTCGAATGGCGCAGGCCAGAGTGCCGATGGCTTTGGTGCCCACATCAAGGCGGGCAACCCCGGCAATGTATTCCGTGGCTGCCGCGCCTGGGCCAATTCGGATGATGGCTTTGATCTCATTAATGCTTACTCACCCGTGTTGATAGAAAATTCCTGGACCTGGTCGCAAGGTTATTTGCCGGGCACAACTACACCTTTGGCGGCGGGTAATGGTAATGGCTTCAAGCTTGGTGGTTATGGTGGCGTGTATGTATCGAATGCGGCCAAGCACACGATACGTTACTCGGTTGCCTTCAATAACAAGGCAGCAGGTTTTTACGCCAATCATCACCCGATTGCGAATGACTTCTACAACAACACCAGCTACGGTAACAACAGCGATTTCAACATGCTGGGCATAGATCAAAATGGCAATGCGGTGAACCTCGGCAACCTGCGTAACAACATCGCATTTGGTGGGACACTGGTGTCAAATATGACGGGTGCCAATGATCAGTTTAATTCATGGAACCTGGCAGTCACGGTTTCGTCAGCTGACTTCCAAAGCATATCCACCACTGGCTGGGATGCACCACGTCAGGCCGATGGCAGCCTGCCTGTGCTGAACAAGTTCCGCCTGGCTTCTGGCAGTGACCTGATCAATAAGGGCACTAACGTTGGCCTGCCTTTCAACGGTTCTGCACCAGACCTGGGGGCGTTTGAAAACTGATGACTGAAGTGGGCGGTTTGATGGGCATGCGGCTTGTGCCTATCGATAGTCGGCGCTAAGCGCCGCAGCCGCCCTCTACCAAAAACTTCTTTTCTTGCGCATCGCGCTTTACCAGGATATTCCCACGATAGCTTGCAGTGTCTTCACCTGCACCTGTTCTCTTCAAATGTAGAGTCACACTGATGCCCTGGCCAAGAAATGTTTCCCGCCATGTTTTGCTATCGTTAGCATGGCTGTTCCCGGCTTTTGTGATGCTGTCAAGAATGATTGGTTTTCCGTCTATCTTTACCCACAGCTTGCTGGCCCAGTCTGCTTTCAGTATCACTTTTTTCGCATAGGAAAATTCGCATTGGGCGCCGGTAAATTTTGGTTCGTTTTCCTCAAGTTTTTCCAGGTGAAAATCCGGGCTTGCAGCGGTTATCAACGGAATAGATAGCAGGGTTATAAACAGGAATGAAGTCGGCATTTTATGTGAATGAAAAGTGTCAGGTGAAATCCATGAGTTTTTATAAATCTTTGCCTGCATCCGCAATTTTTTTGGGGATAGCTAACAAGGGGATTCATAAAGCAGCGCCCCCTTCGAACGAGATTCTTGTGCTTGTCAGGCAGAGCCAGGCTCGCATTTAGAACATGAACGATTTCACCAGATTCAAATCGCCGATCTTGCGCAAGGGGATGACAAAGCTTTCGCGTTTTTCTCTGGCAGTATTTTCATAAAACACCAGGGTCACACGGGTAGTGATGATGGGTTGCTTGCGCTGGCCTTCATCAAAGTTATAGCCACCTGCGCCATAGTTGCCCCAATAGTTGACGAACACATGATAAGCGCCATGCTTGGGGGCGATCGTGGTGAACATCTCCGGCCCCGGGCCATCGACGCTATCTACATCGAGGCCACCGCCACCATTCAGTATTGGCGCGGCAAAGAAGGCATGCTGGCCATCAGGGGTAATGATGTGCAGATCAACTTCTGCCTCAGGGGCATCCCACGAGCAGATGATGCGTAGCTGTGGAGACAGTTGCTGGGTATTGGCTTCGTAATATTGCACGCGTTGCAGGCTCTTGCCGTCTGGCCCCTTGATTTCTATATTGTTGGAACCGCTGCCAAAAGCATAGTGGCGTTCAAAGCGGCCATCTGTGCCGTAATTGAGGACCATGGGATTGCCATTGACGATGAGGGTATGCTTGCGCTGTTTGCCCGCATCGCGGATATGGCCTTCGATGAGGGTGCGGTTTTTTTGCGTGCCACGGTCTATCGGGGGCAAAGGGTAGGATGCGCGTGTATCGCTGGATTTATCAGTCAGACCGCCATAATTCCAGCCGCCACGCGGGCTGTTGATGGTGGGCTGGTCTTCAGCGACACAATTGGTGGCAGCGACGAACAGGGTGCATGCCAGCAGGGCAGGTTTCATCATTGTTTGCATGATCATTACGGATAGGTAAAGGATTTAACCAGGGTCAGTTCGCCGGGTTTGCGCATGGGTACCTGAAAGCTTTGCTGCTTCTCGGCCAGCGTGCCTTCCTGGCTGATGATGGCAACTCTGGCGATAGTCAGTTTTTTGTCGTCCCCGCCGCTGCCATAGTAATTGACATAGACATGATAGGTACCCTTGGGTGGTGCCGTACTGGCATAAATCTCCGGGCCATAACCGGTGGTGACATCCACATCAAGAGCGCCGCCATTGTCAACCACGCGATTGCCGTAGAACACATGCTGACCATCCGGCGAGACCACATGCAGGTCCAGGTCAGTGCCGTCGCTGTCCCAGGACAAGACTACGCGCAGGCGTGGATTGGGGTGGCTGGCATTGGTGTCATAAAACTGTACGCGTTTGACTTCACTGCCATCGGGGCTGCGCACTTCTACATTATTCGAGCCGGAGCTGAAAGAATAGGGACGGGAGAACTCGCCAGTTTCACCAATAGCCAGAGGCATGGCGGCACCGTTGACAATGAGCTTGCCTGGCTTCTTCTTGTTGCTGGTGCTGATACGGCCCCTGATCAAGGCCATTTCACTTTGCCCTTCGGTATTGACCGAGGACGCTGGGTAATGCACAGGCTGTTTAAAACCAGAGGCTTCGCCACCGCTATTACGCCATCCTCCACGCGGTAGTTCTATCGTGGCGTCTGCTGATGCAATTAAGTGAAAGCCAGCAAGCAGGCTGCCTGCGATGCATACAATGAGTCGCTTTTGGTAAAACTTGATCATGTTGTTCCTTCTATGAGACGGCGTGCCAGTTTTTCTACATAGTCTTCATTGGCGCCGTTCGGATGAAATCGTAAAGCCAGGTGCAGGTATTCATGGGCGAGGGTGATACGCTCGTCCAGACTGCGCCAGCCGCGGGCGTAGATGCGCATGCGCTTCTGGTCTGAGTAGGGATTGCCGCTTGCCAGCGAACAGATGGCTGGCGGTGTCTCTGGATGCTCAAAACCGGGCTCACGACGCAATATGCCTTGCCATTTGTTGCTCGCGTTGCTTAACCAGGTTTGCGCTGCGGCCAGCGGCTTGCAGTCAGATTTGCCATTGAAGCTGGCGATGCTGGCTTGCGGATAACTGGTGGCCAGGATACGTTCAAAATTCCAGCCCTGGTTTGCCTGCTTTGTCGCTTCTTTCAATGACATGCGGTTGTTGCCTGCGCTGTCATTGTGATAGCGAATGTTCGCTCCTTGCAATATCAGGTCATCCGTGAACCAGGCCGCTGCCAGGGCAGCATCGGTGGGTGCATTGGCGCTGACGCGCTGGCGGGTAGTGCTGTCGGCGATACGCCAGCAGCCATGATCAAGAGCAGCGTTTTGTACCAGATAGCTGCGCGCCGCAATCGCGAGGCTGCGTGCGGCCTGAATATTGCTGGCGTCACCCTCGCGGTCTATGACGCGGGCGACATAATCGTTGATGCTGACGCGGCCAGTGATTTGTGGAGCCATGCCTGGAGTGCGTTGCAGTGTCAGGCTGCCATTGCTGTTGATGTCCAGGCCATTGCCGTTGGCGAATTGCAGCCTGTATTTGCCGGACAGCGTTCCCGCACGCGCAGGAGCGTTTGCAGATATGGACAATACTTCGCGCAGTGGATAGCGCGCAAAAAAATCGACATCCACGCAATGTGCTTCATCACCGACATTGTCGATATTATTGATGCCCGCCCAACGCGGTGCCGGCAGGGTAGTTGCCAGAGCACTGGCCCAGGTAGTGAGGGTAGAGCGGCTGGAACCACGAGCACCAAACCAGAACGGCGTGCCATCTGCCAGCCAGCCTGCTGCGCCACCAAAGGCGCTGTTGTCAGGCAAATGCCAGGAATAAGTTTTGTAACGTATGCCTGTACCCAGTTGCGTCCAGGCTTCGCGGCCATAGCCCTGTACCGCTGTTTCCAGCAAGGCTGTGCGGGCAACAGCGCGGGCTTGTGGCGAGAACTTGTTCAGGGTTTCCAGCAGCTCTTTTACGCTGATCTGGGTGTCGGGCTGCAGTTGCGCTGTGCGTTGCAGCCAGTTGGCGTCACTGCGGGTTTGCCAATAAGCTTTCCATGCCTTGTCATTGACGCCCAGACGCGCTGGTGAAAAATAGGGCGCGCAGGAACGTGCCAGGGCAGAGTCGCGTTCTACCTGCTCACCGGGTTCGCAGCAATACAGGTCTTCATTTTTCTCGTGCTGTTCACGAACATTATTGCGCAAATCTTTTTTTGCGGTGCAGGTATACGCTGCTTCCTGAACGTGATTGTCTTGCAGGTAGGCATAGACAAATAACTTCCACAAACTACCCAGAGGTATCTTTTGATCTGCGATTTTATTGTCTTGAGAATTTAATGAGCGCATTTCCACCTGGCCATCACGCAGCCATGCGACGGTGGCCGTGCTGGCTGTATCTGCAGTCGCGGCCGCAGTTGCAGCATAGGCAACTGGCGCAACTTGTGCAGATGCAGCCAGCGTGACTATGGTCGCACTGGCAAGCATGATGGTACTGATCGCTTTGCGGGCAGGATCAGCGGATTTCCATAAACGCACGTGGCTTGTCCTCAAAGGCTTTCTGGTCTGGCTGGTACATGCGGTAGTAGCGTGCTGGCGGCAGGGCGAACTTGCCGGTTTGCGCTGCACGCACCAGATGACGTATCACGACCTGGCCATCCAGCGCATCCACCGGCACGGCATAACCGCGTGGTGTTTGCTCGTAGCGTGCTCGCTCCATGGCTTCCATATCTTTACCGCCAGGGTAACGCAGGCTGATACCCCAGGTGGAGCGGTCGGCCGAGGTGCCTGGTGGCAGAGGTACTTCAACAATGCCAAAGTTCAGTTCAGGGCCGGATGTGCGGGTGAGTACCACTTCATCCAGATAAACTTCATCTGTCTTCAGTGCTGCACCATCGCCCAGCAATTCCAGCTTGAAGCCTGCTTTGCCTGCGACTGGTTGCACAGGTGCGCCAGTAGTTGGATTGATGGCAGGTTTGCTGGCACTGCTTGGCGCTGGCAGCGCTTCTGGTACCAGGCGGTAAATGCGGCGCTCCACTTTTACTGGCAAGCTGGATTTTTCTGGTTCACGGCTGTCGAACTGGGCAATGGCAATCATGCCTGCGCTTGGGTTGGAAACCATTTTGATCACAGACGGGGTTGGCGTCGCGGCTGTGGTATTCCAGCGATACACGCTCTGACCTGTGACGGTTTCGCGTGGCAACCAGCCAGCTTCGAGTTCTACCTTGGCCATATTGTTGCGCAACAAAGGATCATTACTGCCAGACTTGCCACCGAGAGCGCGATAAGTCCACCACAGGGCGAGGGCGCGGTCTATGGTCGGTGACTCAGCCCTCACACGTTCCAGCACGGCAGCCGCTTCACTGGCAGGGCGTTTGCCAGTCAGTATCAGCAAGGCTTCACCCAAAGGCAGGTCAGCCTGGTGTACACGGGCTGCGGCTTCTGGCAAGGTCGTGACAGTAATGCCTGTCAAGTTGCCTTTGCTTTGCTGAACTACATAGGCGGCCAGCAAAGTGCTCATGGCGTGTTGTACATCATCATCCTTGTTGGCAAAGATCATGCTGTTCATGCCTGAACGCGGGGTGATCACCACAGGTTTGGCAAACGCACCTTTGGCACCGAGTTCTTCACTGAGGGCTTCGGCCATGGATTTTACCGGCAAGCCCATATCCTGCATCCAGTACAGCATCAGGGCGCGCTGCCAATGTGATTGCTTGACGCCATCCTTGCGATAAACATCATTCAGCTTATCAAAATGGCCTTCTGGGAGTGACAGTTTCAAAGCGCGGCTGGCATGCCAGTCAGCATAGTAGGCATAGGTGGTCAGCAGGGCATCACCATCTTTTTCTGGCACAGTCCACCAGCCAAAAGTCGCATTTGGCCCGGCCATTTGCGCCAGACGGAAGCGGTAGCTGTACAGCCTTTGCGTCAATTGTGCAGCCAGTCTTTCTTCACTAGGCAAGGTTGATTGCAGGGCCAGGCTGTAAGGGATGAGGCGGCTGGAAGTCTGCTCGACGCAACCATATGGATAGTCGATCAAATCATCCATCAAGCGGCGGAACTGCGTGCTGGCACTGTCAGCAAATTGCAGTTGCAGGTTGCTGGCGTCAGGTGGCAGTTTCAAGACAGTTTCCTTGCCAGTCACAGGCACGCTGACTGAGCGCTGGCTCAGCCAATGCACAGGAATAACTTTCAGCGGCACATTGAGCGCATCAACAGTCTTGCCACCTACAGCGAGTGACAGGTCTATCTTGTTGTCGAGGCCATTAGCTTTCAAAGGTACGGAGATAAAGTTCGCACCAGGTTTCAGTTTCAGGCTTTCTTGTTTATTGACACCGGAACCGGTGATGTTCAGGCTGGCACTGGCATCCTGGTTGCCCTGATTGAAGATGGCAACGCTGGCATTCGGTGCATCCTGCACGCGCATCCAGTTCGGGCTGGTCCATTTCACATAAAAGTCTTTGTCTGAACGTACATAGGCGATGTTCTGACCTACATTGCCACCGGCCTCAGTCGCACGCACAGTAATGCGCCAGCGTGTCAGCGAATCGGGCATGGTGAAAGTCAGGCGGGCACGGCCAGCAGCATCCGTGGTAACGCTTGG
This is a stretch of genomic DNA from Undibacterium sp. KW1. It encodes these proteins:
- a CDS encoding YfaP family protein; protein product: MIKFYQKRLIVCIAGSLLAGFHLIASADATIELPRGGWRNSGGEASGFKQPVHYPASSVNTEGQSEMALIRGRISTSNKKKPGKLIVNGAAMPLAIGETGEFSRPYSFSSGSNNVEVRSPDGSEVKRVQFYDTNASHPNPRLRVVLSWDSDGTDLDLHVVSPDGQHVFYGNRVVDNGGALDVDVTTGYGPEIYASTAPPKGTYHVYVNYYGSGGDDKKLTIARVAIISQEGTLAEKQQSFQVPMRKPGELTLVKSFTYP
- a CDS encoding DUF2300 domain-containing protein — translated: MRLWKSADPARKAISTIMLASATIVTLAASAQVAPVAYAATAAATADTASTATVAWLRDGQVEMRSLNSQDNKIADQKIPLGSLWKLFVYAYLQDNHVQEAAYTCTAKKDLRNNVREQHEKNEDLYCCEPGEQVERDSALARSCAPYFSPARLGVNDKAWKAYWQTRSDANWLQRTAQLQPDTQISVKELLETLNKFSPQARAVARTALLETAVQGYGREAWTQLGTGIRYKTYSWHLPDNSAFGGAAGWLADGTPFWFGARGSSRSTLTTWASALATTLPAPRWAGINNIDNVGDEAHCVDVDFFARYPLREVLSISANAPARAGTLSGKYRLQFANGNGLDINSNGSLTLQRTPGMAPQITGRVSINDYVARVIDREGDASNIQAARSLAIAARSYLVQNAALDHGCWRIADSTTRQRVSANAPTDAALAAAWFTDDLILQGANIRYHNDSAGNNRMSLKEATKQANQGWNFERILATSYPQASIASFNGKSDCKPLAAAQTWLSNASNKWQGILRREPGFEHPETPPAICSLASGNPYSDQKRMRIYARGWRSLDERITLAHEYLHLALRFHPNGANEDYVEKLARRLIEGTT